The Lathyrus oleraceus cultivar Zhongwan6 chromosome 5, CAAS_Psat_ZW6_1.0, whole genome shotgun sequence genome includes the window tgccaatcctgcgtaacaggataaatgtctatgggcccaatattgaactggacaagggtgacacggtctataccttgtgttcaatatagacataagggcaaaggggtaattatacacataattattatcacaggaggttttgtcagatcacgtgacattttcgtgacttgggtagcagtgatgtgttgctagataccgctcactgtttattatgttaaatgcgtgatttaatataattgccaatgttgcgaaaacctatagggtcacacacaaaggacggattgatgagagatagaataattaaggaacatcgtaaggtacggtgtacttaagcagaatacgaaatatggtaaggtaccaaatacgtaagtgattttggcatattatgagatataggccaaaatgcacttaagtgggctttttggcttgaagcccacacaagtggttctataaatagagctcttgtgcagaagctttgtatgggaatacaacacaactgaagagttggaatttcgtatctctctctctctcaaagccttcattcataacagctagcactgcgattgaaggaatccgttcgtgtggactgagtagagacgttgtcatcgttcaacgttcgtgatcgccccgtggatctgtatcagaggttttgatcattatcagagatctgcaccaaaggtttgaatcgccacaagaggtaacgattctatcactgatcatgcccattcgtaaggatcactaaatggagaaaattttaaattctgctgcgccttggatggcaattctccaacaatgagaacccactcacttccctacaatcacacctgtgatcttaaacaacaatcccttgagaaaagaaaacacttttcaataacacactcttgattttacttcacagtttcaatcaagaagacacactcttgatcttgcttcacagctttgatcaagaagacacacacttgattttgcttcacagctttgatcaagtagacacacacactcttgcttaacagctttagagtgacaaattacaaccacaaatcagtccaattcaatcatcaaaagatgacttgaatgacttacaagtcttacgactaaacagacacaaaccctagctctctcactatatttcgctcagtattggttgggttgttaaaacaggttttctaagtccctttttatagaagctttcagctgggcttggacatcttgaaaaccctaaatctattttccaatcaaatctttttataacagctggttagatctccttggaaaataagtaaaacaggttgtaatccatgattgaatgcgccagctaatcagatcttcaatcatacaaatattgccattaattgtgcaatcacaaaaacaccagacattcgcactgaatgttctgtgtacaggatgtcatgacatcgggtctgacatcctggaaaaatcctgcataattcaataattccttttataacttccagcatgtacaaccatatcagatgccatgaccttgtgtatgacatcttgaaacaatcctgcatgaacatgtctttcatttaagctccagcaggtacatcccatatcagatgccatgaccttgtgtatgacattctgaaacaatcctgcatgaacatgttcttgaactccagcaggtacataggatatcttatgttaagacatcacacataaaatcttgtgaacactctttgttttaccaaaattgctgccaataTTAAGAATCAACATTTTCAAAATCACTTTAGATCCTTCCAAATCTGGATCATCTTTGATATTCGTCATCGATTCAATTGGTGGGATATTGCCTAGCAATAGAAATCCTCCATAACAGAACTCCTTCAAAGAACTCCTTCGTGCGACCTAGTGTATCAAAGAATCTTCATGAAGTTAGGGTTGCATAAATAATATTTGAAGTCGTGTGAAGGTAGTAACCTCCTAGCGTTCAATGATTCTTCAACCCGACCATGTGGAGTAGTTGACCTACTAGTTTTCTTTAGAGAAGGGAGGAATAAGAGGACTATAAATGTGCATTTCCTTATAGTCCCTTGTGAAAATGTCTACAACAAAATTCTCGGAAGATCATTTATGGCGAACTTATACGTTGCAGGCTATATGGTCCATCTGAAGATGAAGTACCACAATAATTCAGGTAAGCTAGTTATTATTAAAGATAACATACATGGCGCTCGTCTTATACATGAGGCAATACTGAAGAACCTGTTAGCAACCATTGTCTCCTCTGAGAAAAGAAAGAAGAAGGCATATGAAGCAATCAACTTAGTCGAACTCAATGAATGTAAGGAAGAAGTTTTGCAAGATGATAAGCTTAGCACATCGACTGAGGAAAATATGAAGACCTTGAGGGCAAATTTGACTATCAAGTTTGAAGTCGTCTTCTCGATGATAATCCAACACAATCAGTTCAAGTAGGGGATGAAATACCGAACAGAGTAAAGTAATGACTTGTtaaattccaaaataataatgTTAACCTCGTCCCAATATCCCTCCCCCCTGTGCGAAATGTAAGGCATATGCCTAAGCATGGCATACCATCAATAAAACATTTATCCTTGTGCTTGATATATATCCCAAAGAAGGAGCTAACAGTCCCCCAAAAAGTTAAATTGACCATGAAGACGGTCAAGGGCTTGCTCGATGCTAACTTAATGTCCTAAGTGATGTATATCGAATGGGTCCCCAATGTGTGTTAGTCAAGAAGGCTTCGGAGAAATGGAGGATATGTGTTGATTATATGGACCTCAATCAGGCATGCCCTAAATATTTGTATCCAATTTTGAGTATACACAAGCGGATAGGAAATTTGGTTGGGGTACAAGCTTTTTGTTATTATGGACATATTATCCAACTAGAACCAGATACCCATGTACGATCCTGATCAATCACCGTTTATGATATATGGTTTGTCACTTATTCGACAAAAATCCAGGTAAACTATAggatttttttattatttagtaGTCTTTTAGTCAATTTCTCGTACCGATAGTTGATTTAATTGTTTCATTGTTTTTAAGTGTTATTTCTATTTTTCGTATGTTATGCTTTGGTTGTGTCATTTACTATTTTTCAGGTTCAAACAGGTATTCAAGTACGACTATATGTAAACACCAAGGAGAAGCGCAAAGAATAATGCTCCCAAACTCCAGTAGGCCTGCAACGACCACCCATAGCACCTGCTACGGGTCGTAGCAGGGATCCCTGTACCAGATTATAAACTCCATTTAAACAGGGGGCACACTACGGCCACCCATAGCACCTGCTACGGGCCGTAGTGGAAGGTCTGAGACAAGAGCTCAGATTTCATAGAAGACAGTGGCCTGTTATGGCCATCCGTAGCACCTGCTACGGGTTATAGCAGAGGGCCTGGATAGGATCATCAGAAACAGTTACCTGCTATGGCCATCCATAGCACCGGCTACGGGCCATAGTAGACATGCATGCAAAATAACCAATTATGTCTTTTCTTTTGTTAATCTTAAGTGAATGACGTTTTGGTCAATTGGAAACCTGATGTTATTGACTTTTGTGGATCTGTTTAAggagagagaaagaaagagggGGACTTTTCTATTTAAGGGAGTTTTTCAGACAAGACAAGGACACACTTTTTGGGGGAAAATGCACAATTGAGAATTGGAGAAAATAAGGTTTTGGGGGAGACGagattttcatgagcggaagcaattgaagatcaaaTTTCATCTGAATACTTGTAATGTATACATTTTATCATTTGATTTCCTTGAAtactatgagtagctaaaccccccaatgcttGGGGGTGTCCTTGATTTGAATTTAtaatgactttgagtttatatttgcaataacaatattatttttcataattaaTGTATTCTCGTGATGTtcttaatgctttctctttcggaacAATTGGTTTTGTTATATGATTATCAAGTAGGTTGGACCGTCATTGGTAATGCTTTCATGAGGTTATTCTACAATAGATAttacctaggactagggataccctgtagAAACCAATTTATTCTTGATATAATAATGCTTAATTTCACCGGTTAATTTCTATGGACATAGAGATTAGGTATGgatgattaaaggttttctcactaagACATTATGAGAAAACACCCTTAAGAACTGAtattaattaattgatatttgttgttgcaatagtgactcagagttgttacaggaAGAAATCACACACATTCCCTAGCATATTACTCATATCTATCAAAAACCGTTCCCTGCACTATTTATTTTAttcacaattatttttatatattcaCATCAAAAATTCCAAACATTAGTTTTTGTTCAATTTAATGACAATTAGAACTCAATATTTacaagcagtccttgagatcgacattcgagGAACTTTCCTCAGTATTACTACAAAGGCAAAATAATACATTTAATAGTTTCCAATCAAATCCAGACATAGATAAATCCCTTGGAAGTacaaggggactggactactctcgTTTTATGGAAGGAACCAGGATATATTGCTTGTCTCTTTCTTTCTTTCACTCTCTAACTCTGAACTTGTTTTTATCTGCTACAAACTCTTAACTCTATATCAGATTCTACACCTTGTGTTCAGAATTTGATAAGAGATTTttagaaaaaaaagaaaaatctaacacaattcaacccccttcttgtatttttctcaccttcagatGAGAGAATGACAGAAAGCTTAACAATAGTAACATCGAGAGCCTCAAGAGAAATCCTAGCATAACGAGAATCATAACTCTTCATCTTTTTTCTAACACCTTCAATGACAAAATCTGTCTCGACCCCTTTTGCTGGAACCATCTACTGAATAAGGGTGACATTCATGAGACCTGTTACTCCATCTTTCAACTTTGTTGGTCAAATTTAGATAAAGAATGTCAGATTGTGAGACAACAAGGTTGGAAGATAGCTGATCAGAAACAACTTGAGCTGAACAAATTTCTCAACCATTTGATACTCACACTAATATTGGAACACCTTTGCAAAAGCCCATGTAGATGAATGAAATTAGGAAGGAGATATGTCAAATTGGTTCAACAAGCCCTCCTCGAAAGTAGTAAAAGGCAGCCTAAATTTCAATCAGGTGAAAAGAAACTCGTAGAAAGGAATAACACACCCGTCATAACGACTGTAAATCTGTTTACACGATATGAGAAACTGCCCAACAAGAAGATAGACCCACATATATGCGAGCATCAACCATTTTTTTTAATGATCATATGTAGACACCATCTCTATTATCTCAAGATCAAACCAAAGGTAGAGTTCGATTTAGAAGGATGAACTAAAGTAGGTTATCCTCGTTTAACTATATTGTCCCGACCATCACATAAAAGATAATGACGGTCAAAGGTGGGATTTTGTTCTTAAAGAGGAGATGTTCCCTAATTTTCTCCTCTGTAGGTTCCCTGCCACTAGCGGCGACGAAAGTCTAAAAAAAATGACGAACCATTGTCTCATTTTGAGAAACAATTGCCGCCTTAATCTCCTCGTGATAATGAATGAAAGAAGTCAAGCGAGTGGCAACCTCTAGGTAAATCGGAGGATGGGAGTGTCCATTCTCATTCTTGTTAGAAAGGATGGGATGGTCACATCCACTCTTAACATAACCTTCTCAAGTCCTAGAGCTATCACTAAGAATAATCAAATAGGAATGTGACCATCGACCTCCATGGGTTCCTCATATGGAATGTCAGGGTTTCCGTAATCAACCAGTATGGGAGAACCGCCCCTACCCTTTCTAGTTATGTTCAAAGATACACCCCCTAAGTCATCCATGTAAAAAACGAAAAAGGGGAAGGATAAGTAAGAAATGGCACCTGAAGTAAAGAGGTTGAACGAAGTAAGTTGTTGAATACGAAGTAGTAAAAACGCTGAAACTCAAGCAGGAGGGAAAACGACCAGAAACAAAGAAGAATCGCCCAATGGTGATGTAGAAGAAAGCACGGAAGCAGGAGCAAAGAGAAGAAAGAAACTAAAAGTTCTAAAAGAAAACCCCAAGGAAGTTTATATAAAGAAAGGGGAAATGTTTCAAAATCATGGGGTAACGTCGGGTTAAAGATCTAACGACCCATAATGTCTCATCCAGATAACAAATACACTCAAGTGCACTCGAATGATCTAGCCATATGTGTCACTCCCTAGATTGACCATCTAGAGCCACATGTGACATGCTTAGGTGAAACGTTCCAATGATTGGACAAGTATTTATTGCAAATGTTCTCATATCTTTTCATTGCCCAACTTGAGAGGCGAAAGCATAACTTTATCCGACCGTATTCGAAGACTTCCTATGCCTCTCATCTTAGTAAGCTTGAAGGCAACTGTTCTGGGTCAGATCAAGGCACAAAGAGAAAGTCAATAAGGCTTAACTTCTCCTACCTTATAAATACTCCATCTCTTGTGCCAAAACATGTATAAGACTCATTCCCCAAGATTTCATTTCACCTTAAGTTTTAACTAACTTGAGCGTTAGAGTGCTAACCTTACATGTCTACCATCTCCTTCACACCGGAGCTACAAGCATCGTCGTCGATATCAAGATCTCTCTCTCATCCTTATTCCACCACAAAATGTTATTCAAATATATATCACTTTACATTCAATTTACTTTTAATCGGAATCaactttattaaataaattaattcaAAATTAAAATTTCACCAACCAAACATAAACTAAAATTTGTATCTTTATGAGAATAAATATGATTTTTAGCATATTCTTATTGCATCGAGAACATGTTTCTAATTTAAAAGGTCATTTCACAAACAAATATCATATAATGGTCCCAAGTATGGAGCCGCTCAAATCATGGACCATAGACTAATTTTTCAGATATTTATAGCTAGATACTAAATTCCATCAATTCTTCATCTACCACATATCACTCCTCTATTTAAGAACCCCATCCATTATAACATATCCATCACTAAACAGTTATTTTCTCCCACTTCATCTCCATCTCATGGCAAACCCAACTCTTCTCTTCACTCTCCTCTTTCTACTATCATTTTTCTTCGCCACAACCGTTACATCCGTAAGACTTACTCTCTATTAACACTAATCATATTTTCTATAATGTATTTGTCTGTACTTATCTTTGTGTTGTTACTTGTTAGGACGAGGACTGTGTCTACACGGTGTACGTTAGAACCGGGTCGATCCTCAGGGCAGGAACAGACTCAAACATCATTCTCACCTTGTACAATGCAAAAGGGTACGGCATAAAAATCAACAACCTTGAAGCATGGGGCGGGTTAATGGGTCCGGGTTACAACTACTTTGAGCGGGGCAACCTTGATATATTCAGTGGTAGAGCTCCTTGTTTGGATGGACCCGTTTGCCAGATGAACTTGACTTCAGACGGGTCGGGTGATCATCACGGTTGGTATGTTAATTACGTTGAGGTTACTACAACTGGGGTCCACTCTCCATGTGCTCAGAAGCTCTTCACGGTGGAACAGTGGCTGGCCACCGACACGTCGCCGTATGAGCTTTCTTTTGTTACGAACAACTGCCCGAATACGTTGGGTCAGGCCGAGGCGAAACTGAAGGCCGTTGATGCAGTCAGATCCGGGTCTGGGTCTGGGTCTGATTTCTCTATATTGGGCTCCACCGTGCGCGTGTAGAGTTTGAAATCTACATGATTCTCTCTTGCTATTGAATAATGAGGTGGTTCTTCTATTTGTtatgttttggttttgtttattTATGCAGATAGTGAGAGTCCTGCGTGGCTCTGTTTAGTTTGCAAAGTCACTGGGTTCCTCATCTAGAACCCTTGTATTTTTGTATTATTATTGAATAAAAAAATTCACCAAGGACTTTTGGATTTTAAGATACATTGTGAAATATAGATTTTATTATTCTTTTCCTTTTTTAAGTTAAATCAACTAATTTAAAAAGAAAATGAGTGGCCATCAGAGTGTTTGAGATGCCTTGACATGATTGGTACATCTGTCTGTTTTTTTTAGTGTCGGCAAGCTTTATGTActtttttttataatatataGTAGTTTTATATATTATCATTGATACTATAGGATAAATTATTCATTCAATTATTTCACAAAATATCAGAAGAGGGGCCGTGGGTTGCTCTTATGTTTTAAAAGGATAAAAGAGAAAATCTCCCGAGGAATTGTGTTACGATACGGAATTGTGTTATGATACTATTTTGAGTAAATCAGAATTGATAAGAGATTGGAGTTTGTAAGATGCAATAATGGCTTGAATTTTCGGTACACTAAGAAAGTGGTTGATTTTTAAGATTAGCACTTCTAACGTTAAAGTTAGTATGTAAATAATACGGGTGAATGACGTTCATCCTCTTTATATAGTAGGACGGTTATAACAACTAGCTAAACTTTAGGTGTAGGATTTGGGGAAGCGTTTGCTGGCTCCGGGATCTAGATCTCATGTACTTTGTTCTAGGATAATATTCATACACCATCCCTATGTTGTTGGATATTCTAATTGACCCAAAATAGTTGCCCCTAAGTCTTTGTCTTTGATTTGTAATGCGAGGGCTCTGTAGCATTTTCCTTTCCCGCCATCCATAACCCGACATGAGTGGGAAACTAAGAGGTAATGTTGATGTCATTGGGAAATTTGCGTCTTAAATGTGTCACATGCTTCATAAGTCTTTCCGTAGGTTATATCATGGTGATCTTTGGAAACTGAAGCACTTCAGTGTTTTCCTAAAGTGATTTGCATCGTTGATACTGCTAATTATCTTTCTTTTTTTCAAATCTTTACACGATCTCTAAAGAGTTAGTTATACAATTTTTGTAGATATTAACTTTGTTCTTTTTCGTCTTCTATATTTCCACGACATACTATTTTCTATAGCCGAAGGAAGTGGTATTATGAGTCAAAAGTCGAAAGAGGATGCTTTTGCTTCTTGGGTTGATCCCGTCTTTTCAATAGTTGCATATACATTTGCTTGTGAAGGTAGTCTCGAGAGGGTCTTCCTCAACGTGGGTCCTTCTTGAGATTGAGGTGTATTGTCCCTTGAGGAAGATAAAAAGACTTACAGTGAGTATATAGGAGGCATCATTCCTTTCTACGAGTGCACTTTTTTCAACCCTAGGTCTCCGCTACCCTTTAACCGTTTTGAAATAGAGGTTTTGAACATCTGATGATTTGTTTTTCACAGATGAACCCTGTGAGTTGGGCTTACATCAAAGTCTTTAAATAATGGTGTGATTATGTGGGAGGAAAGCCTTTTTTTATCCCTTTTCGTCCATCTTTCCAAAGTACGATGTAGTTCAACAAACCACACGCATGGTCAGGGCTTAATTACATTGGTACAAGTTACCCGTTGTTTCAAAGTGTTTTTGGATAGCATGAAGCATTTTAAAAATCAGTTCTTCTTGTTTGCTCTTCTCCACAAAGAGGCTCATGAGACAACATGCACCATAGGAAactagagagagagagagagagagagagagatgacaCTTTGTCATTACGTAATATTTGCGAGTATTTTCGATGGAATCGATATAATTATGAGCAAAAGTCAAGAAAATATGAGGAAGAATTGAGAAAAGTTGCATAAGAATAATAAAAGGaagaaaaggaaggaaaaaatgaTTTTGCCCCTGATTTTCTCGTGACAGCGATGTTGTCATACAATATCGTGATCATGACACAGACCTACGTGTCGCGATGTAGCTTTTTCCTGACACGGAAATTCAGCTTTAAAAGGAGACTTATGCTAATTTTTGGAAGCTTATGAATCTTGACGAGAAAGTGATGTCAAAGAGCATTTGACTATGATTTTTTGTAGCATTGGAGCATTATTGAgcttatttttcattaattttcaTGAATTCTTATTATCTACTCTTGTTAATTATTTGTTTGACTATGAATAGTTAAGTTATTTTTTACTAGGTCTTTAGAGATGAACCTTATTATACTATATTGGATAATATGAATGTTTGAGATTATTTGAATACTgttattttataattattatCAATTGTTCTTGTTCTTATTGCTCTTTGTGTATTGACGAACGCGTAAAGTGATGTTAGATGAGTATAGATTATTAACTATAAGTCTACCGATATGTATTAGGGAAATTGTTCAACTTAGTATTTAACTAGGAATAGATAATTATAAGTCGTGGTTGTAGAATTAACGAACATAGAAACGCCTTGTTTTGCTTCGAAATCGCCTAAAGAATTAGGGAATTGTAGTATAAATTAGTGAGTTGATGTTTACTAGTATTTTTAGTAAAATAAATCATAACTTTTCGTTCACTCAAGGGATTAAACTCGAAAAAATCATCAGAACATTTTGTGTGAAACAGTTTGAGTATGAAATAATTGAATAGGAATTCCAGAAAATACAATGCATAATTGTTTGAAAGATAAAGTAAATAAATGAAAATGATAAAAGAAATCGAATAAAAAAACTTAAGTTAAAAGTGGTACGCAAATCCATACATTTCTCACAAATTAGTATCTCTATAACTTGAATGTTTGAATTCTATAGAGAACAACAATGAAAATTTTAAAATCTTGCTGCAAAGATCAAATCGGCTTATATACATGTACAATAATAACCGTCGATAACGGTCAAATCTCCAGCATTCGACGTGTACACTGCTACATGGCCTTTTGTCATCAGCATTGCTTCCATGTGTCTTAAGTTCTTGAACTACTGCAAAACCATTAATTTTGTCAAAACGTTTCCAACTCCTTCAATTTCCTTTATCGAGAACCCCTGATTGAATCTTGTAATCTTGGTGTTGAAACATGTTTCATCTACTTTTGTTTAGCTTGTGTTTCCACCTTACATCTCTACTCATATCGAATATGCTTAAATCGAGAATCACAGGCTAACAGATGTACACCAAGGAATTGGGTGTAGTGGTCTTTTTAATTCACCATATGATTATAGAGTATTTGCTATTCAAGTAATACACATTCATCAACATGAATAACTAGAGGATTTGAAATAAATATCTAACCGCTCTTCTTTATCAAAACTTAAATCTGAATTTCTTATCTTACTTATTTTTCCGTACAAATCATATTTGAAAACCCCCTTTTGTTTATTTTAAACCGCACAATTATCACCTTGCTCAAACTCGCAATCCATGTGGAGAC containing:
- the LOC127082883 gene encoding PLAT domain-containing protein 3, with the protein product MANPTLLFTLLFLLSFFFATTVTSDEDCVYTVYVRTGSILRAGTDSNIILTLYNAKGYGIKINNLEAWGGLMGPGYNYFERGNLDIFSGRAPCLDGPVCQMNLTSDGSGDHHGWYVNYVEVTTTGVHSPCAQKLFTVEQWLATDTSPYELSFVTNNCPNTLGQAEAKLKAVDAVRSGSGSGSDFSILGSTVRV